The genomic segment ACTaacattttacagtttttctttttacttggcatgttctttttgtttgtgtgtgtgtgtgtgtgtgtgtgtgtgtgtgtaggatgtCAATGCATTCTTATTCATTAGTCCCTTCTTGAGCACTTCTATGAGCTGTATGTGCATCATGGAACTTAACACATATTATTTCTAATCCTTATTAACCATCTAGAGAGATCAaatttattagttctattttACACTTTAGAAAACTAGAGCTTAAGGATGTAATGTAACTCATCTAAGTTCAGAGAGTTAGCAAGCCTTGGAGCCACACAATTGAATCCTATGTCTTCTTTCATCAGAGTTGGTGTTCTTTTCCACTAGGACACATATTTTATGAATCTAGGACTAATGGCCTGAGGAGAAGACTGGTTGATAATTTCACTGATAGAGATTCAGCATTATAAATAGTAATGATTTTTACATGCAAACTTACTCTTTTTACTGacaatgtatttcattttaacaagTAAGAATGTTTTCAGGGAATAGAATTTTTACTCAGATACATAATAATACACaattatacaaattataaaaatacataattatacaCAATATAAGGTAAAGATCTTTTGTAtcctaataaatgtttattcttcATAATACACCTATGAACAGAACCATATTGGTGAAGTTGGTGATTGCAAGGGATATGTTTGGGCATAATTGACTTGGCATATAACCTTTGTTTAGTTTAGTCctattaaaaaatggagaaagagtaGTCCTTTAGAAAAGTCTCTGCAGCAAGGAAAGTATCACCACATTTAACATggttcttgagggaaaaaatatttcctgCTGTTCAGACAAATGTAAAAGGTCAGCTAAACACAATCACAGCAGTTGATTCCAAATGTTGACCTCAGAATGTACGCTCTGAAGGAATGCTAATGGCTCCTACCATAGTGCTTTTGCTGATTTGGATACCACTAAAAGCTCCACTTGACAAGCATAATGATGAACTGCACTTTTCCCATCAAGCAACACATGTTTAGATGATAGGCAGCTCTATTAAgttgtggatttgtttttttccaaggACCAATTTTTCATCTTGCTCTGCAAACCCATGAAGCTGCTCAAAACTCACACAACTTATTGCTGATAAACGGAACCCCAGCTTCAGGATTGGGCCTGGTGGGGGCCGGGGTACAGGGTATAATGACGCATCTGTTTTATCAACATAAAACCCCTTTGGTTCTCAAAAGGATGAATTTTCTGTTTGTACTCTAGTACATCTGACTCCACTGGATGAATGGTTTTATGCTTCAGAAACATGCTTTATTATCCacctaatcttattttatttaaaaaaattaaataaatttaaatgaaatgtgaATAACTCTATTCCTAATTTAAATGTTCATTGTTGAGCATTGTTTTATTCTTGACTTATTAACAACTCTCTCatgattctttattttaataatttcatgcaagacaacaaaaaaatatatttggcagTCAAtagacaaatatttttcaaaactgggTGAAATTCTCTTTCTCATTGCTTTTGTTGCTTCCTTATAGCCTTGGAAATATTGagttcatttaatttttgcaaTAAATTAGTGTATTCTTTCAAAACAAAAGGAATTAGTATTAAAAGGATAGACCCTCCCAGAACAAaactaactgaatcacttcaaaTTTCAATAGCATCATTGCTTTGGCACTTAAAGATATGCTTCTGCTTCCAAgagtatcatttaaaatataaatgcactTGGAGATATAAACTTTAAACCTGTTTCAGTCAGCATATTAATTATCATTTAAGACCTTAGCAAGAATTTGTGGGCATCTGTTAGAGATaaattgaaatacattttatgCCAAATCAGAAATGAACCTGGCTATGAAAACATTCTTCAAGAAGCACTGCTTACCTGGTTTTGGCCTCTTTGGACTCAGAATCTTAATTTTAATAGTCAAACAGGGATTCCCCTTGGTAGAAAATGTATATAAGATTATCTTAAAGTATTCTTAAATTTGAGATTGTATGATCATGATACATGGTTCATTGAGAACTATTAAATTCACGTTATAAAATGAAATCTAAACACATTAGTATCATTTAGGGTCCTAGCAGGAAATAGGTGGCCTGTTCAAAGGAGTAATTAAAGATAATGTAATGCAGGGACTAAAGGCAGGCTCAAGTGAACCAACAAATGATAATGAAGCACCCAGAGATCAAGAGCAGGAAGCTATTATTACCCTTAGGCCTGAAGATGCAAAGAGATGGTGTGTGTTATTGGAATATAACAAGAGTTAAGGCATGGTAGAGGGACAGACGGACAAGAGCTCTAACTGTCTAGATCAAGGAGCAAAGCCATTGCCAAATCCTGGCCCAGCAGGTCTTGCAGGGAGAACACCTCCCTGACCTCTCATTTCCCTTGCTCTTTGATCTCTTACTGGGGCTTCCCGTTGACCAAATCCAACCAGGAGTTGGCAGGCAAGGGAACTTGGTCACTGCAGTCTCTACAGGCCAATCCTCCCACTGCCATAAAGAGGTGCCAGGAAGGGTAGAGAATGGGCCTGGAAGGGCAGATGGATAATAACCAGCACAGCATTTTACCATAATCATAATTATACAGAATGTAAATCTCCAGGAATAACTGAATGTTATTCTTCACTAAGGACTGGTGGGAGCTCTGTTGCTATTCTACTCCTCTGAATTTCTCTTCTTCCAGGATCTGAAGGTTCTCTTCTAGGTTTTTAGTCATTTCTTGTCCCACTGAATCTGTGCTGGAATATGATGCAATCCTTATAGCAgggctgtttctgtttttttgcaaaataatcccttttttttctttcttttttgctaaagTTTGCTTATTATCAAGTCCTGAATAGTTGATTTCAATGAAGGATTTCTCCCTCTGACGTAATTCTTAATATCCTGCTGCCtaatttccccattttactgGGATGGCTTTCGTcaattcattgagctgtacagCTATCTCCTTAAATTGATTGTCCTGCCCTACATGTCCTTCTTACATTTGGTGTTCCATCCACCCTGGCAATGAGAagggcttttaaattttattttaatgggagAAGCCACTTTCTTATTGGATCAAGCTTCACAgtgtgaaataattatttttaacgtATAATCAGTTTAAACATCTGTCTTCCTCCATTCTTCACTAttctttacttctgtttttcGAGTTCCTTCACCATagatttgatttcctttttttctgtttacttaaAATGCTATGAATTAAATGTTGACATTATGGTGTATAATAAATTGTGTGTAACGGGTGGAAAGTGTTTAAGATGGTCTTATAGGTTAACAGGTAAATTAAAACTCAGGGCTGCTTTTACAGTCTGAAGATCTATTTACCTCTCCCAAGTAGAAATTTCTCAGAGATAGTGGCGCgtttttttatgttatataattcTAACTGTTGCCTCCTTTTTCACCCCACTCAGATCCGAAGCCAGAGCAAAGCCTCCGGGTCTGGGCTCTGTGAGGGGGATGAAGTGGTTTCTATCAATGGCAGTCCTTGTGCAGACCTCACCCACCCAGAAGTCGTCAAGCTCATGGAGAGCATAACAGACTCTCTCCAAATGCTCGTCAAAAGGTAAGAAGATTCGTTGGAATGTATATTTTCTCCCGAAGCTACATGGGAAAGCTATAGCTCCTACTACCATATAAATTGTTATTTATGGGGAAATAAGGGTGCTCCGTAGGTCAGTATAGTTAAACAGAAAAATCATAGTGTTTGAAAAATGGCAATTCTAATCAACTGAATTTTCTGGTTAATTGAGAATTAACTTGAAGATTTTGTTTCAAGAACTCTGTTGAAAATCTTAGGTATTTTAGACTACTTCCTTAGGAAGCTcagtatattgaatataataCTTCTAGGTCAAGATGTTTTGGTGGGTCAGGATCACTAAATTAAAATTCCTAGATTCCtagattaatttaaaatgtttaaatgtcaCAATGTTATACtgtataatatttatttgaatagaAAGAGGATGcctaggagaaggaaaagaaccaaGAAACCCTTAAAAGCAGTCCAATTTCTGTTTGCCAGAAAAACCAGTATTTGGATATGGGCAAAAGCTGATGGTTAGTTTTTGGACTATCAATGCAAATCACTTGTCAATTTGATCTCTCCAAATTACCCTCCTCACCTAATTGCttaaaaatacagaagtaaactttaaacataaaaacaaaagaaaacaatgaggGTAATCACAAAAAACTATAGCATCAACATTTTTACCATGTGCAAATGGTAGTATAGTCCACATTAACTTTGCAAACGAGGCCCTGACCATGGCATTATAATGAATCCACAAAGGAACACTCTGGCTTCCTAGAGAGCAGCCttcagaaagacaagagaaggacTTTTCACACAGAATTTCAAAACCTTCTAGGTTTTGCCTTAACTCTGCAGAAAGACTACGTATAGCATTACCCCTCTGATAATCATtcaatatgattccatttctatacaAATGTGAACTCACTTTGGCCaaaattttgtgaaaataaaagaaatctacCATTTGTCTCAGAATCTCCCATCTAAATATTTACCCTTCAAGCTCAGTGTTTAAGCCCCTGGGATCCTACTTATTTATAAAGCTGCCATTTGCTTTTAAAAGGGATCTAACAGTAATGTTGCCAAGTGTAGTCACAGGGTTGGCCATTATTATGCATCAATCTCTGAGGTATCTGAAGTGTTCAATCACAtccaaaatgggagaaaaaccTTTTCTAACTTATTCCCTTGTAGTGTCTTTGCTGATTTAATGAGGCCAGTCTCTTCAGAACACACTTGTAGTCTGAGACATCCCCTactagtttttgttttgattatgaTTGACTACCATTGGGAAAGTCCTTGATGGTTTAAAGTTGAGTCTTAGGTACCTATTTACTTTCAGAAATAAATAGACTCATTCTCTGCTACTTTTAAGAACTGGaatcatgattattattatttttccctttaaaaaataaataaataactgacgAGATTCAAAATGGAATCTCAAATTAAAATCAGCCCAAaggtaatcatcatcatcatcatcatcaccaccaccaccaccactaccaatCTGGGTAACTGAACATTGTTTCCTGGAATTAAATATTTCTCTCACTCATGTAACTGTTGTCTATCCCTAGAGGACAAGCGATTTACTTTTCCTGGACTATTGCCCAGAGATAGCTGGGTCAGACTACCTTAAAAAAATCCTCCTTTAACATTGTCTCTATTACggtaaatttcatttaaatgattatatatatatacccatataaTTATGACACATAAATTGTGGAATTGAGTACCTATGTGCCCTGAATGGAAATGAGCATGTTAAGGTATAAAGCTTTAACCTCTagttcttttatgatttttattcatgTACAGCTATCCATTTTACCTTGGCTAccaataaatgttaacatttttctgACCCATTTGCCTGTATTACAGTGTGTAAGGCTGGAACGAATTCAAACTTTTCTCTTCTCAGCTTCATAACTGATTGCTAACATAATTCAAAGTGATTTAATCTACTTCCATCTCAAGGCCTTCCTAAATTAAAACTCTCTGGCCTTTTGGTACCCTCAAATTCAGTTGCATACAGTGTATTCATCATTTCCTATAAAAGGAAGATCTAATTTGCTTtcaacatgtttaaaaaatactatattataatttttttttggtattaccAGGAAGCTTTACAGATTATTTGCATAGAGAAAGCTGCATTTCATTTGACTGttagtttgtgttttgtttatttttgttttgctaaatGCAGTCAAAAGCAAAGTTAGgagtaattattttgaatattagtcTTAAATTTTACTACAACATAAATTCAAAGGTAAATTCCCTTGAGTAGAATAGAAGTAGGGGCTCACTCCCTTCAATTGATGACCTTGCATTAGTTAGGGTACATTTtgtgggaagaagaaaggggcCAAGATAGCGCTGctgcttctttaaaaaacttACAAATGTAAGAAATGAAGGCATCTCCTACAGCTGTTCTGTGAATGATGCTTCTCTTCTAAAAGCAGCTAGAGTTTAAATTAGAGTTTTAGCAAGAAGTTGTTTAACCCTTAACTGACACTGCTTCTTGCAAACCCAAATTTGCAAAACTATCTGGGAATGGTAAAGGTCAAAATCAAAGGACTGTGGTGAACAGCTGTGGGCTCCTTAGCTGAGAGATTAAGGAACAGTTTGACTTCAGAGATCCTATAAGGAAAATGCTCCAAGAGAGCAAGTTCAAGTAGAGAAGGGGAGACATCTCAGATTATAAATACTCCATGACTCAATGATTCATTGCCGCATGGAAAGGATTTCTCTTTACACAAGAGTACTGGGCTGGGGTCCACTTATTACAAAACACATGCTCATTGGAGCTTAAAAAAACAGcttctatttcattcctttcaagAAAGCACAGCCTCTAAAAGAATTACTTGAGTTATCTGTATATTAATATTGCTCTGAAGCTGCTGAATATGTTTATGAGACTTTATAATGTCCAGACCTAAACTTAGTCAATAAGACATTAAAATGCTTTGTCATATTATAACAAGCATGGTTATTTGAAAACACCCCAATAATTATAGATTAAGGGCATCCATGTAGCTATAACTTgtgctttgaaaaaaataaaagctgaattTAGGATGGATTTCCGTTTCATAACCTTTTGTGAgcatttttgctttgctttaaaaGACAAGTTTATTTGGAAgatctttaaataataatataaacatgttgccaatttctgttttcaaatatgtTGCAGTTGACAtttaagaggaaatatttttattgtatcctGTATTAGACATCATAAAAGTGTCAGGAAGTTCTTTGGCAGGTGTAACACACTCTGATTTAACTGTCTGGACTGATTTTTCTGTGTGCAGACCATCCAGTGGAATAAGTGAGACTTTGAACtctgaaactgaaaacaaaaaccacGAGCGTCTCATCCATGAAGGGTACGTGGAAAGTACCACCCTACAGATTCGACCAGCCACAAAGAGCCAGTACAGGGAGTTCTACATTGCCCAGGTCAAGAGTGGAGCTCCCCTAGCTGAGGACCAAGCAAGTGGTGCTGGTTTTTCTGGGAgcataaaagaagaaacaggcCTGGCTCCTCACACGTATGACTCTAAAAGTGGACGCTTACCAGAAGAGGTTATCTTAAGGGAGAAGGCAGAAGCGGGGCGGCCAGGCACTGTGGTTGAGCTACAACTGTCCCTTTCACAAGAGAGACACAAGCGCACTAGTGCCCCTGTAGTGGCTCTCCTGGGAACTGAAAAATCTAAGCCTCCTGACCAAGATCCTAATTTACAGCATGACGGGATCGTCCACATAAATTCTGTCCCCACTAATGAGAAAGGGGAGCCTTGTCTGAGGTCCAGCAAGATAATCCAGATCTCCAGTGGCCAAGAGTTGAGAGTGATCCAGGGAAGTGAAGCAGGAGACACCGGGCTGCCCCGAGTGGAAGTGATCTTCGACTGCTCTGATAGGCAGAAGACGGAAGGGAGCAGGCTTCAGGCAGGAAAGGGGTGTGTGGATTCTCCAGTGGAAGGAGGGCAGTCAGAAGCACCTCCTTCTCTGGTATCCTTTGCAGTCTCATCAGAAGGCACAGAGCAGGGAGAAGATCCACGCTCAGAAAGGGATCACAGCAGACCTCACAAGCACAGAGCACGCCACGCACGTAAGTCCTGCCCTGGGGGCCACTGCTGGGCTGTTGGAAGGGGCTTGGGAGATAGGGTATTTTGCTCCTGCTTTGCCTGcgtgaatttctttttcttttttctggtaaGATTTTCTTACGTCTctcattggctttttttttttaatttattaatgcaCAAAATAACAAACATGAAATTGTGGAAAATACCAATTTCTGAACTGGAAGTAATAAGTTTGAACTTTGTAGtagatttaaatgtttttaatgcattttgttttattcccAAAGACACAGGAgctgttaaagaaaataatactgtTAATGTGCCTTTTTGATTTGTCTCAGAATATTGTGATATTTCATGTTAAAATAGCATCTGAGGGTATCTGAAGTCATGTGGATGCTGAGTTTAACTGTCAAAAACTGTTGAGTCTGCTGCTGAGAGGTGTCTTTAAAATACAGTCTCCACCACTGATATTAAAAGCAGATCCtcgttttgaaaaaaaatcattgtgcaGCATGATGATGCTTGCAGAAGTGAGTTTGACGGACAAGGACATGTGGAATACTAAGCAGTTACATGATCCTCTCCGTTTTGTAAGTCTTCACTAGACCGCAAAGCGTTTCATCTACCTTCTAGACACAAAAGTCAATCCCCAGGGCCATGTGGAGGCATTTAAATGTCCCCcaacacaaaatatattttaaagtcaaggttttttacagtgttttgttttaccCAGGGGAGCGATTACAGATTGGAGAATGAAGATAAGAATGGCAGTTAGGTTTTATgatttttgctattttctttcatgtgctttttagaaaCAAATTTGGAATTTCATTTGAAGAGGTAAAAACTGACTGTCAAAGGCACTTGAATGTATGAATGATACACAAAAGTAATGATCTTGGTTATTCAAAGTATATTAAGTCTCCTAACTATTGTTATTCCTTTTAAAGCGTATTTTTAGCATAACCATTTGTAGTTGAATTGGCAAGTGATGTTAATCATTCTTTATACTTTAAGCATCTGTATGCATCTTCACATTTATAGCATATTAAACAAGTGCATTAAGGCAGCACTCACACATATTTTACATGTTGGCAGTGAAGTTAGCAACAACTGTGACTGTCAATTTAATAGTAAGTTGTATAACACTAGTCAAAAAAGGAATTACATTTAGGAATGACCACACTTTTTACTATATTCTCTAAATAAAATTTGATTACCAGTGAATATCTGTAATTTTGTTATAAAACTATtctgattctattttatttttgaaaaagtaacCATTAAGTCTGATTTTTTCCAGTGAAAAATAGAGCtgatttccaattaaaaaaatattcagaaagatTTTCTGAAATTTCCATTTAACTATTTTGAGGAactcaaaaattatttgtgaaCCATGCTCATTTATCATGGAACACATGATTATAATTAGCTGGTACTATAAATTAATTTGCcaccaatttattttttataaccataataataaaattaaaaattgaaatatagctttttgttattttaaaactgtcaAGTTCTCATTTTACATGACTTAATTTCCGCATCAGTTTTCACCCACAGTTATAAGAGTCACtagtaatataatttaaaaatttccccaagATTTACACTTATTCTTGCTGCAACTAAAGTAGTATTATATTTCCAAGATGGTAATAATTTACAAACAAATTTATCTAGACAACTTTGTAGCtaaaatttcttaaatgtattcaCAATAATCTTGTATTctgaattattattaattattgattcggTACCTTCAATTATTATTCATTCAGTTTTTTGACTTTATATTAATTTAGCAGCTGTGAATGCAAAGACTTTGGGAGAatgacaaagtaaaaaaaaagaaacagaaaacttaaatatttaaacttattACATTGAAACATTTAGGTAAacaatattttcttgtttccccctcccactttttaaaaatgcttggaaatgttttatatcaacattttattttttaaatatggaaatgcaaggtaTGTCCTAActtgttttcagaaaatattatgtccttaaattctttcctttgtaattttaatTACATCCGactaactgacatttattttccAGTGTTTATTGTTAAAGTGTAAGGAGCCATACAGAAACAAATTATGAAACATATATTCTAaccaacatatataaaatgtatttacaggaaaaaatgaaatggcatattatatatatacaaattatatctgTATTATACCATCATGTATATCATTACAGaagtatatattttgaaagaaataagaaagagaaatgagttgGATTGTTTCAAAATTCAGTACCCAACTGTAAACATGTTTTTTCTGCATTCATTTTCCCCCAGGAGAGTTGATTTCTGGGTTGCCATGGAGTCTTCCTTGAACTCGCCAACTCagtataatttttgtattttccctAGGGCTCAGGAGGAGTGAAAGCCAATCAGAAAAGCAGGTGAAAGAAGCAAAATCTAAATGCAAAAGCATTGCGCTCCTTCTGACAGATGCCCCCAACCCCAACTCCAAGGGGGTGTTGATGTTTAAGAAGCGCCGTCGGAGGGCCAGGAAATACACCCTAGTCAGTTACGGTACTGGTGAACTTGATcgagaggcagaggaggaggaggaagaaggcgACAAAGAGGATACATGTGAAGTAGCATTTCTGGGTGCAAGCGAATCCGAGGTGGAGGAAGAGTTGTTGTCTGACACTGACGACAACACACAAGTTGTGAACTTTGACTGGGATTCTGGACTAGTGGACATTGAAAAGAAACTGAGCAGAGGGGACAAGATGGAGATGTTGCCAGACACCACAGGCAAGGGGGCCCTCATGTTTGctaagaggagggagagaatggATCAGATCACAGCCcaaaaagaggaggagagggtgAGTGGAATGCCAAGCAGAGAACCAGATGCTGCCCAGATGGATGGCCTGAGAACCATGATATCTTACCAAAGGAAGGATGAAGAATCGGTGAGAGTGCAGAGATCTGCGAGCAAAAGCTACATCGAGGTGAGCCGTGGCCTTGGCCATGTGCCCCAACAGAATGGCTTCACTGGCTTGTCCGAGacagcagaggctcagaggatgATCCCTATGAATAGAACGGCCAAACCCTTCCCGGGGTCCGTGAACCAGCCAGCAACCCCCTTCTCTCCAACGCGAAACATGACCAGTCCCATTGCTGACTTTCCTGCGCCTCCACCTTATTCTGCAGTCACACCCCCACCTGAAACCTTTTCCAGAGCAGTGTCAAGTCCGACAGCTGGCCCAGCACAGCTCCCTCCGTGGCCCCAGCCTGGCCCATGGTCCCAGCCAGCCTTTTACGATTCATCTGAACAAATAGCTTCCCGGGATGAAAGGATCGCGGTGCCAGCAAAAAGAACAGGAATATTGCAGGAGGCCAAAAGGAGAAGCACGACAAAACCCATGTTCACTTTTAAAGAGCCCAGAGTAAGCCCAAATCCTGAACTCTTGTCACTTCTTCAAAATTCGGAAGGCAAAAAGGGCACTGGGGCAGGAGGAGATTCCGGACCAGAAGAAGACTACCTCAGTTTAGGAGCAGAGGCTTGTAATTTCATGCAAAGCCCCACTGCAAAACAaaagaccccacctcctgtcGCTCCAAAGCCTTCTGTCAAGTCCTCATCCTCCCAACCAGTAACTCCAGTTTCTCCAGTCTGGTCGCCAGGAGTGGCTCCAGCCCAACCTCCTGCCTTCCCCACATCCAACCCATCACATGGCACCGTTGTTTCCTCCATCAAAATAGCGCAGCCTTCTTACCCTACTGCCCGGCCTGCTAGTGCTCTGAGCCTGGCTGGTCCCTTCAAAGGACCACAAGCATCGGTAGCCAGTCTGAACTACACTCCCAAACCATCAGCTCCCACACCAACGGTAAACACTGCTCATACTGGCGCAATGGGACCATCCAATGAGCTTCCAGGAATGAGTGGGAAAGGAGCCCAGCTCTTTGCTAAAAGGCAGTCGAGGATGAAAAAGTACGTGGTAGATTCAGACACCGTGCAGGCCCATGCTGCCCGTGCTCAGTctcccactccatctctcccGGCCGGCTGGAAGTACTCCTCCAATGTCCGAGCACCTCCTCCTGTGGCCTACAATCCCATCCACTCCCCCTCCTACCCACTGGCTGCTGTCAAGTCCCAGCCATCAGCCCCACAGGCCTCCAAAACAAGCAAGAAAAAGGGCAAGAAACCCCTTAATGCTTTGGATGTCATGAAGCACCAACCTTATCAGTTAAATGCATCCTTGTTTACTTTCCAACCTCCAGATGCAAAGGATGGCCTCCCTGCAAAGTCATCAGTCAAGGTCAGTTCACTGCCAGCCATGAAGCAAGCTATTCCTCCTCGGCCAGTGAATGCTGGCTCGCCCACTAATGTGCAGGCCTCGTCTGTGTACTCAGTGCCAGCCTATAGCTCTCAGCCTTCCTTCTTTGCTGAGGCCACCTCACCAGTAAGCGCCTCCCCAGTGCCCGTGGCCATTCCCACCTCTCCAAAGCAAGAATCAGCCTCGACATCTTACTTTGTGGCACCAAGGCCGAAGTTCTCAGCAAAGAAAAGTGGTGTCACAGTTCAGGTGTGGAAACCATCTGTTGCGGAAGAGTAATCTTGTAGCTGAAGCTGAGTGTCCACTTTGCTTGAAACGAATTGTTTGCAGTGTTACTTGAGTCCCTGAGAATGCCTAGCAAGTCCTCAACTTAATTTAATTTCAGATGTCACCTCCCAATCTGGGTCCaaggagaatatttttaatgaGTCAAAAATCTAACTCAGATTGACTTAAAACATATTTATCTTCTTTGCACACTTAAAAAGTCTGGGAGCACCCCTAAATAGACATGGGCCATTATATTAAGTAAGCAGATCCTTAGGGTTTATGCTTTAGCCACAAAAAAACAGTGATCAGTGTTATCAACATTAGGACACAGTCTTTATGTAACATAACAGCTGTGTTCCTACAGTGAAAAGGTTCAAATGTAGTGAAAACATAGCATGTATTGACTGACATTTCCTTTTTAAGTAGTGCTTTATCTCTATTACTAGTATTAAAGGATAAGAAATTTATCGAGGACAGGGATCAGCTCTGGTCTGTCAACCTCAGCCACCTGTTTGATGTTGCAGAGAAGGTACCTTGGGGACTGTTGGAATGTACATAGTTTAGTAAGGTAGGTAAGAAAGAGGGGATTAATAATTACAGAGTACTTATTATGTACTAGGCTCCTTGCcagatgttttacatatattagctcatttcaGAAGACTTCTTTAAAGTAAACTGGATGGGTAAGAAGGATAATTATCCTTAGAGATTGATTCCCGTCCTCTCTCCCCAGTTACCTAAGAAATTGAGTACATCTCCAATTGCCCATGAaggcataagtttgttttcctcgC from the Lagenorhynchus albirostris chromosome 4, mLagAlb1.1, whole genome shotgun sequence genome contains:
- the SYNPO2 gene encoding synaptopodin-2 isoform X2, which codes for MGTGDFICISMTGGAPWGFRLQGGKEQQQPLQVAKIRSQSKASGSGLCEGDEVVSINGSPCADLTHPEVVKLMESITDSLQMLVKRPSSGISETLNSETENKNHERLIHEGYVESTTLQIRPATKSQYREFYIAQVKSGAPLAEDQASGAGFSGSIKEETGLAPHTYDSKSGRLPEEVILREKAEAGRPGTVVELQLSLSQERHKRTSAPVVALLGTEKSKPPDQDPNLQHDGIVHINSVPTNEKGEPCLRSSKIIQISSGQELRVIQGSEAGDTGLPRVEVIFDCSDRQKTEGSRLQAGKGCVDSPVEGGQSEAPPSLVSFAVSSEGTEQGEDPRSERDHSRPHKHRARHARLRRSESQSEKQVKEAKSKCKSIALLLTDAPNPNSKGVLMFKKRRRRARKYTLVSYGTGELDREAEEEEEEGDKEDTCEVAFLGASESEVEEELLSDTDDNTQVVNFDWDSGLVDIEKKLSRGDKMEMLPDTTGKGALMFAKRRERMDQITAQKEEERVSGMPSREPDAAQMDGLRTMISYQRKDEESVRVQRSASKSYIEVSRGLGHVPQQNGFTGLSETAEAQRMIPMNRTAKPFPGSVNQPATPFSPTRNMTSPIADFPAPPPYSAVTPPPETFSRAVSSPTAGPAQLPPWPQPGPWSQPAFYDSSEQIASRDERIAVPAKRTGILQEAKRRSTTKPMFTFKEPRVSPNPELLSLLQNSEGKKGTGAGGDSGPEEDYLSLGAEACNFMQSPTAKQKTPPPVAPKPSVKSSSSQPVTPVSPVWSPGVAPAQPPAFPTSNPSHGTVVSSIKIAQPSYPTARPASALSLAGPFKGPQASVASLNYTPKPSAPTPTVNTAHTGAMGPSNELPGMSGKGAQLFAKRQSRMKKYVVDSDTVQAHAARAQSPTPSLPAGWKYSSNVRAPPPVAYNPIHSPSYPLAAVKSQPSAPQASKTSKKKGKKPLNALDVMKHQPYQLNASLFTFQPPDAKDGLPAKSSVKVSSLPAMKQAIPPRPVNAGSPTNVQASSVYSVPAYSSQPSFFAEATSPVSASPVPVAIPTSPKQESASTSYFVAPRPKFSAKKSGVTVQQSGCSLSLPGRPVPPTISTTSPWVYQPAYSYSSKPTDGLEEANKRLTPGEAAAKSSFGLLDDAFRPRNIQESIMANVVSAARRKVLPGPSEDWNERLSYVPQTQKANMGSFGRQEYNVAFLPNNSMPTNSQHDSQVPYAYYRQPSRNDSEIMSMETRSDYCVSVTNCNYNPHPRGWRRQT
- the SYNPO2 gene encoding synaptopodin-2 isoform X1; this translates as MGTGDFICISMTGGAPWGFRLQGGKEQQQPLQVAKIRSQSKASGSGLCEGDEVVSINGSPCADLTHPEVVKLMESITDSLQMLVKRPSSGISETLNSETENKNHERLIHEGYVESTTLQIRPATKSQYREFYIAQVKSGAPLAEDQASGAGFSGSIKEETGLAPHTYDSKSGRLPEEVILREKAEAGRPGTVVELQLSLSQERHKRTSAPVVALLGTEKSKPPDQDPNLQHDGIVHINSVPTNEKGEPCLRSSKIIQISSGQELRVIQGSEAGDTGLPRVEVIFDCSDRQKTEGSRLQAGKGCVDSPVEGGQSEAPPSLVSFAVSSEGTEQGEDPRSERDHSRPHKHRARHARLRRSESQSEKQVKEAKSKCKSIALLLTDAPNPNSKGVLMFKKRRRRARKYTLVSYGTGELDREAEEEEEEGDKEDTCEVAFLGASESEVEEELLSDTDDNTQVVNFDWDSGLVDIEKKLSRGDKMEMLPDTTGKGALMFAKRRERMDQITAQKEEERVSGMPSREPDAAQMDGLRTMISYQRKDEESVRVQRSASKSYIEVSRGLGHVPQQNGFTGLSETAEAQRMIPMNRTAKPFPGSVNQPATPFSPTRNMTSPIADFPAPPPYSAVTPPPETFSRAVSSPTAGPAQLPPWPQPGPWSQPAFYDSSEQIASRDERIAVPAKRTGILQEAKRRSTTKPMFTFKEPRVSPNPELLSLLQNSEGKKGTGAGGDSGPEEDYLSLGAEACNFMQSPTAKQKTPPPVAPKPSVKSSSSQPVTPVSPVWSPGVAPAQPPAFPTSNPSHGTVVSSIKIAQPSYPTARPASALSLAGPFKGPQASVASLNYTPKPSAPTPTVNTAHTGAMGPSNELPGMSGKGAQLFAKRQSRMKKYVVDSDTVQAHAARAQSPTPSLPAGWKYSSNVRAPPPVAYNPIHSPSYPLAAVKSQPSAPQASKTSKKKGKKPLNALDVMKHQPYQLNASLFTFQPPDAKDGLPAKSSVKVSSLPAMKQAIPPRPVNAGSPTNVQASSVYSVPAYSSQPSFFAEATSPVSASPVPVAIPTSPKQESASTSYFVAPRPKFSAKKSGVTVQVWKPSVAEE